The genomic window GCGATCGGTGCAGCGGCCGGCGCGCTTTCTGGAGATGGCAGCACCAGCCGCCGCGACCGTGCCTTGATTGGTGCTGCCGTTGGCGCTGCGGCTGGGGCGGGTATTGGCGCTTATATGGATCGCCAGGAACAGCAGCTGCGCCAGAACCTGGAAGGTTCGCGGATTGAGATTGACCGTCGCGGTGATGATATTGTGCTCAATATGCCCAGCAGCGTGACCTTCGGTTTTGATTCAAGCGACCTGACCTCACAGGCGCGTTCTTCTCTTAATGAAGTATCCAACGTACTGCGTGATTATACGGATACCCGTGTCAATGTGGCGGGGCATACTGATAGCACTGGAGACGCGGGCTATAACCAGCGCCTTTCTGAACGCCGAGCGCAGTCGGTAAGTAATTACCTGAACCAGAATGGTGTATCAGGCAGCCGATTGAATATCCGCGGTTATGGGGAAAGCCAGCCAGTGGCCAGCAATGATAACGAACAGGGCCGCGCCCAGAATCGCCGGGTTGAAATCACACTGACACCGACAGAAGGCGCACGTAACTACCAACAGCCCTAATTCTCTTCAAGATTACTTTTTTTAAAGCTTCAACCCGCTATCCATCAGGTTTAGCGGGTTTTTTATTGAGATAACCCAGCTGATGCCGTATACGCTACATCCGCCACCCTTTTACTGAAGGATACGTCATGCTTTCCTACCAACATGCCTACCACGCCGGTAACTTTGCTGATGTGCATAAGCATCTGACCCTGTTTGCCGTGGTGGATTATTTATTACGTAAAAATTCAGCTATTACATATATAGATACTCATGCAGGAAGAGGGCTATATCCGCTTGACCGGCAAGAGACTCAACGCCTGCAAGAGTACTGTCAAGGCATCTGGCCACTTTGGCAAGCCCGCCAAGGGCTTAAAGACTCCTTGATAGGTGCCTGGCTTGGCAAGCTGGAAAGCGCCCAGCCTCATGCGGCTGAGCTAAGCCACTACCCTGGCTCTCCCTGGTGGTTATCCCAGGCGTTACGCGAGCAGGATGCACTTACCCTGTTTGAACTTCATCCTAGTGAGCATGAGCACCTGAACACACAGGCACTTCCTGAGCAGGCCCGGCGAATTTTTGCCGATGGGTTAGCCGGTTTGAGCAAACGGGTACCGGTCGCCACGCCCAGATTATGTGTGCTGATCGACCCCAGCTACGAGCGCAAACAGGAGTACCAGGAAGTGGCTGAAACAGCGGTTCAGACCCTGGCAAAAGTGCGCCATGGTGTCCTGCTTATCTGGTACCCGTTGCTTCCTTCCGGTGCTCACCAAACCCTACTGAATAGCTTGAAGGCCAGCGGTGTACGCAAGATATGGCGTAGCGAGCTCAAGCAGTGTGCTCAAGGGGCGGATCAACATGGTATGTACGGTAGCGGCATGCTGATAGTGAACCCGCCCTGGGGGCTGGATGAGCGTCTTGCCGGTGCCATGGCAGACATCACGCCGCTATTAGGCGATCAGAGCCAGTATCACAGCGACTGGCTGGTGGGGGAGTGACGGTTATTTCCCGATACAGAAGCTGCCAAAAATTTCTCCAAGCAGGTCATCCGCGCT from Halomonas sp. CH40 includes these protein-coding regions:
- a CDS encoding OmpA family protein gives rise to the protein MRLYRLLTPLAAVVLVAGCATDPYGGNTQRSSTATGTGIGAAIGAAAGALSGDGSTSRRDRALIGAAVGAAAGAGIGAYMDRQEQQLRQNLEGSRIEIDRRGDDIVLNMPSSVTFGFDSSDLTSQARSSLNEVSNVLRDYTDTRVNVAGHTDSTGDAGYNQRLSERRAQSVSNYLNQNGVSGSRLNIRGYGESQPVASNDNEQGRAQNRRVEITLTPTEGARNYQQP
- the rlmJ gene encoding 23S rRNA (adenine(2030)-N(6))-methyltransferase RlmJ codes for the protein MLSYQHAYHAGNFADVHKHLTLFAVVDYLLRKNSAITYIDTHAGRGLYPLDRQETQRLQEYCQGIWPLWQARQGLKDSLIGAWLGKLESAQPHAAELSHYPGSPWWLSQALREQDALTLFELHPSEHEHLNTQALPEQARRIFADGLAGLSKRVPVATPRLCVLIDPSYERKQEYQEVAETAVQTLAKVRHGVLLIWYPLLPSGAHQTLLNSLKASGVRKIWRSELKQCAQGADQHGMYGSGMLIVNPPWGLDERLAGAMADITPLLGDQSQYHSDWLVGE